A genome region from Blautia coccoides includes the following:
- a CDS encoding TnpV protein has protein sequence MIPDIKLEETRGTIGKYGMMRKEYLRNHKKARFSILALQNRLDRHLMEVDSEARQKVEDLTMQLLEKDPAPEKSADSMAWTRHMNRIRAQAEEMVVQEIIYN, from the coding sequence CTGATCCCGGATATCAAACTGGAGGAGACCAGGGGAACCATCGGGAAATACGGGATGATGCGGAAGGAATATCTGAGGAACCACAAGAAAGCCAGATTCAGCATACTGGCACTGCAGAACAGGCTGGACAGACATCTGATGGAAGTGGACAGCGAAGCCAGACAGAAAGTGGAAGACCTGACCATGCAGCTTCTGGAGAAAGACCCGGCACCGGAGAAATCAGCCGACAGCATGGCATGGACCCGTCACATGAACCGGATCCGGGCACAGGCAGAGGAGATGGTGGTTCAGGAGATTATATACAATTAA
- a CDS encoding recombinase family protein — translation MKQQQYNTALYMRLSRDDELEGESASISTQKQILRDYANEQGFLVVDEYVDDGFSGTNFERPSFKRMIEDIEDGKINCVVTKDLSRLGRNYILTGQYTELYFPSKGVRYIAIHDGVDTIREDNDIAPFKNIVNEWQAKETSRKVKNAMKAKFKNGEYIAPVVPIGYKINPAEKNRLVVDEETKWIVEKIFALAAHGYGANKICRTLAAEKVPIPAWWASQKNGYKANIFEGQPEGKKYLWNIVTVSKILQNEIYLGNTVHYQIQKLSYKSKKNVRRPKEDWMRIENTHEPLVDRETWDLVQGHINSRKRSRKDDEPQIFAGLLKCGECGWSLSAANTKNKSRYYRCTQYSAHGKEACSLHFITYNLLYAFVLGRLQYWLMAVKENEDAILERLLQSSKKQRRTENARDEKELKKAQKRRQELNNLFAKMYEDRVKGLLDEENYSMLSVKYRTEQQQLDETIKTVSARLEDAKAETDDAKRWVDLIQKYSAIDELTAPLLNELIEKIVVHQWRKDENGKKVWDIEIYYRFVGKID, via the coding sequence GTGAAACAGCAGCAATACAATACAGCGTTATATATGCGTTTAAGCCGTGATGATGAATTGGAAGGGGAAAGCGCAAGCATTTCCACACAGAAACAAATCCTTAGGGATTACGCAAATGAGCAGGGATTTTTAGTCGTAGACGAGTATGTGGACGACGGATTTTCTGGTACGAATTTCGAGCGACCGAGCTTCAAACGAATGATTGAGGACATAGAGGATGGGAAAATCAATTGCGTTGTCACAAAGGATTTGTCAAGGCTTGGCAGGAACTATATCCTCACAGGGCAGTATACGGAGCTTTATTTCCCAAGTAAGGGCGTAAGGTACATCGCAATCCATGACGGCGTTGACACGATAAGGGAGGACAACGACATCGCCCCATTCAAGAACATCGTCAACGAATGGCAGGCAAAGGAAACGAGCCGCAAGGTAAAAAATGCGATGAAAGCCAAGTTTAAAAATGGGGAATACATCGCCCCTGTCGTGCCAATCGGCTATAAAATTAACCCTGCCGAGAAAAACAGGCTCGTCGTTGACGAGGAAACGAAGTGGATTGTGGAGAAGATTTTCGCGCTTGCGGCGCACGGATACGGGGCGAACAAAATCTGCCGCACCCTTGCCGCCGAGAAAGTCCCGATACCCGCATGGTGGGCGTCGCAGAAAAACGGCTACAAGGCGAACATTTTTGAAGGTCAGCCAGAGGGGAAGAAATACCTCTGGAACATCGTTACCGTAAGCAAAATCCTTCAGAATGAAATCTATCTTGGCAACACCGTACATTACCAGATACAGAAACTCTCCTACAAGTCAAAGAAGAACGTCAGGCGACCGAAAGAGGACTGGATGCGGATTGAGAACACCCATGAGCCATTAGTTGACCGTGAAACATGGGATTTAGTGCAGGGGCATATCAATTCCCGCAAACGCAGCAGAAAGGACGATGAGCCGCAGATATTCGCAGGGCTGCTCAAATGCGGCGAGTGCGGGTGGAGCCTGTCGGCGGCAAACACAAAGAACAAGTCGAGGTATTACCGCTGCACGCAGTATTCCGCACATGGGAAAGAAGCGTGTTCCCTGCATTTCATCACCTACAACCTGCTCTATGCTTTTGTCCTCGGACGGTTACAATACTGGCTGATGGCGGTAAAGGAGAATGAGGACGCCATTCTGGAACGGCTGTTGCAGAGCAGCAAGAAACAGCGGAGGACAGAGAATGCCCGTGACGAAAAAGAACTGAAAAAGGCGCAGAAACGCAGGCAGGAACTGAACAACCTCTTTGCGAAGATGTACGAGGACAGGGTAAAAGGGCTTCTTGACGAAGAAAACTATTCCATGCTCTCCGTCAAATACCGCACGGAGCAGCAACAGCTTGATGAAACGATAAAGACCGTATCCGCAAGGCTTGAGGATGCCAAAGCGGAAACGGACGACGCAAAACGGTGGGTGGACTTAATCCAGAAATACAGTGCCATTGACGAGCTTACCGCTCCTCTTTTGAATGAACTGATTGAGAAAATCGTCGTCCATCAGTGGAGGAAAGACGAGAATGGCAAAAAGGTGTGGGACATTGAGATTTATTACCGTTTTGTCGGAAAGATTGATTAG
- the mobV gene encoding MobV family relaxase, giving the protein MPYAILRFQKRKAGGVAACERHNERKKEAYKSNPDIDVGRSKDNYHLVNPPRYTYKKEINRMVDEAGCKVRKDSVMMVETLITASPEFMNSLPPEEQKAYFQTALDFISERVGKQNILSAVVHMDERTPHMHLCFVPLTPDNKLSAKSILGNQKSLSEWQTAYHERMSARWNPLERGQSSMDTKRKHIPTWLYKLGGRLDKQYEEIVSALSDINAFNAGKKRDKALELIAAWLPDVEKFSKEIGKQRAYIDSLKERIGQESDYAGRMRDEKYEQELKVQKANQRIFELQKTNQQMERLLKKIPPEVLEELQKSNKNRSRER; this is encoded by the coding sequence ATGCCCTATGCAATCCTGCGTTTCCAGAAACGCAAAGCAGGCGGCGTTGCGGCTTGTGAACGCCACAACGAGAGGAAGAAAGAAGCCTATAAAAGCAACCCAGACATTGACGTGGGACGCTCCAAAGATAACTACCATCTTGTGAATCCACCCCGTTACACCTACAAAAAAGAGATAAACCGAATGGTAGATGAAGCGGGCTGTAAGGTAAGGAAAGACAGCGTGATGATGGTGGAAACGCTCATCACCGCTTCGCCCGAATTTATGAACAGCTTACCGCCAGAAGAACAAAAAGCCTATTTCCAGACGGCTCTTGACTTCATTTCGGAACGTGTGGGAAAGCAGAATATCCTCTCCGCAGTCGTCCACATGGACGAAAGAACGCCCCATATGCACCTGTGCTTTGTGCCGCTCACGCCCGACAACAAGCTGTCAGCGAAGTCTATCTTAGGCAACCAAAAGAGCCTGTCCGAGTGGCAGACCGCCTACCATGAGCGGATGTCCGCACGGTGGAATCCGCTTGAACGGGGGCAGTCCTCAATGGATACAAAGCGCAAGCACATCCCCACATGGCTCTATAAACTAGGCGGCAGGCTTGATAAACAGTATGAAGAAATCGTGTCTGCCCTCTCCGACATTAACGCCTTTAACGCAGGAAAGAAGCGTGACAAGGCTCTGGAACTGATTGCGGCGTGGCTCCCAGACGTGGAGAAATTCTCTAAGGAAATCGGCAAACAGAGAGCTTATATCGACAGCTTGAAAGAGAGAATCGGGCAGGAATCCGATTATGCGGGGCGTATGCGTGATGAAAAGTACGAACAGGAATTAAAGGTACAGAAAGCCAACCAGAGGATATTTGAGTTGCAGAAAACTAATCAGCAGATGGAACGGTTATTGAAAAAAATACCGCCAGAAGTATTGGAGGAATTGCAGAAATCGAATAAAAACAGGTCAAGAGAAAGGTAG
- a CDS encoding AAA family ATPase, which yields MQKLQTVNADTLLYEPLETPSFVVDGLIPTGLTLFCGSQKIGKSWLMLKLCLCVSQGIPLWDMPTLGGDVLYLCLEDTFCRIQGRLFRLTDEASGRLHFAVASSKLSDSLIIQLEEYLKECPDSRLIVIDTLQKVRTASKDNTYASDYEDISLIKDFADRHSLAVIVVHHIRKQNDSDVFNKVSGTTGLTGSADATFVLEKEKRASSAAKLYVTGRDTPYQEFTLRFRDCSWELVERKEQEQLAKEAIPDVLFRLVDFMRGREEWTGIATELLAAMGETETAPNVLTKWMNEYRLDFLHENHIRYEFHRKNSGRMISLVRETDEDNADCDGDGS from the coding sequence ATGCAGAAGTTACAGACAGTCAATGCAGACACGCTCCTTTATGAGCCGCTTGAAACGCCGTCCTTTGTGGTGGACGGTCTGATACCCACGGGCTTAACCCTGTTCTGCGGCTCACAGAAAATCGGTAAGAGCTGGCTTATGTTAAAGCTCTGTCTTTGCGTGTCACAGGGAATCCCCTTATGGGATATGCCCACGCTGGGGGGCGATGTGCTGTATCTCTGTCTGGAGGACACGTTCTGCCGCATACAAGGCAGGCTGTTCCGTTTGACGGATGAAGCGAGCGGGCGGCTCCATTTTGCCGTGGCGAGCAGCAAGCTGTCAGACAGCCTTATCATCCAGCTTGAAGAATATCTGAAAGAATGCCCCGACAGCAGGCTCATTGTCATTGACACTTTGCAGAAAGTCCGCACGGCATCCAAAGACAACACCTACGCCAGCGATTACGAGGACATTTCCCTCATCAAGGACTTTGCAGACAGGCATTCATTGGCGGTCATTGTCGTCCACCACATCCGAAAGCAAAACGACAGCGACGTATTCAATAAGGTGTCTGGCACGACAGGGCTGACAGGGAGTGCGGACGCAACCTTTGTTCTGGAAAAGGAGAAACGCGCGTCCAGTGCCGCCAAGCTGTATGTGACGGGCAGGGACACGCCGTATCAGGAGTTCACGCTCCGTTTCCGTGATTGCAGTTGGGAACTGGTGGAACGTAAGGAGCAGGAACAGCTTGCAAAAGAAGCAATACCAGACGTCCTTTTTCGGTTAGTGGATTTTATGCGGGGCAGGGAGGAATGGACTGGCATAGCCACGGAGCTGTTAGCCGCTATGGGGGAAACGGAAACCGCCCCGAACGTCTTAACAAAATGGATGAATGAATACCGTCTGGACTTCCTGCATGAAAACCATATCCGTTATGAGTTCCACCGTAAAAACAGCGGCAGGATGATTTCGCTTGTGAGGGAGACGGATGAAGACAATGCCGATTGTGACGGTGATGGCAGTTAA
- a CDS encoding sigma-70 family RNA polymerase sigma factor, producing the protein MAYNHGREDRKWRIWKEAEEKVLRECGVDEATIEQIRTDDRADFNSNRRFYRWASDFGEYLEGMADREKQTEVKSVDDLLDEIESETLYFALITVDKRTLQIILLKMQGYSTKEIAPLVHLTAGAVYARLNHLRKKLRKIL; encoded by the coding sequence ATGGCATACAACCACGGACGGGAGGACAGGAAATGGCGTATCTGGAAAGAAGCCGAGGAAAAGGTTCTGCGTGAGTGCGGCGTTGATGAAGCAACCATTGAGCAAATCCGCACAGACGACAGGGCAGATTTTAATTCCAACAGGCGGTTTTACCGATGGGCGAGCGACTTCGGCGAATACCTTGAGGGCATGGCGGACAGGGAGAAGCAGACGGAGGTAAAGTCTGTTGATGATTTACTGGACGAGATTGAGAGCGAAACTCTGTACTTTGCTTTAATCACGGTAGATAAACGCACGTTACAAATCATCCTGCTGAAAATGCAGGGATATTCCACAAAGGAGATTGCCCCACTTGTGCATTTAACGGCAGGGGCTGTCTATGCGAGGTTAAACCATCTGCGGAAGAAGCTGCGGAAAATTTTATGA
- a CDS encoding sigma-70 family RNA polymerase sigma factor, with product MKYAPRKVYIKENNVYVELSYTDFCRRRQADQSYMDKLFIPVQGCLLEVVREQYADFYKDKERWRYLQKLDTNHKLLSLEGFTDSEGNVLDFVIDETVDVAETVVRAVMVDRLKAALPLLSDGEQALIQAIFFEELSEREVGLRLGVTQSVVNKRKTKILAKLRKIIENKI from the coding sequence GTGAAATATGCACCAAGAAAAGTATATATCAAAGAAAACAATGTCTATGTGGAATTATCCTATACGGACTTCTGCCGCCGCAGGCAAGCCGACCAGAGTTACATGGACAAGCTGTTTATCCCCGTGCAGGGCTGTCTGCTTGAAGTAGTGCGGGAACAGTACGCAGATTTTTACAAAGATAAAGAACGGTGGCGTTATCTGCAAAAACTGGACACGAACCACAAGCTGCTGTCGTTGGAGGGATTTACAGACAGCGAGGGAAATGTGCTTGACTTCGTTATTGATGAAACGGTGGACGTTGCGGAAACCGTTGTCCGTGCGGTGATGGTGGACAGGCTGAAAGCCGCCCTGCCCTTATTGTCGGATGGGGAGCAGGCATTGATACAAGCAATCTTCTTTGAAGAACTTTCCGAGCGGGAAGTCGGATTGCGGTTAGGTGTGACACAGAGCGTTGTCAACAAGCGCAAAACCAAAATCCTTGCGAAGCTGAGAAAGATAATCGAAAACAAAATTTAA
- a CDS encoding sensor histidine kinase produces the protein MIKKFNDSLFSKIFMITAILLLCVSLSVFGLVAVLMPQTYSNELNSVLSRQTLDFIDELEMTALEDSGGLFDQFLENINIFSVELYDDNGQGITIPTMRGNEASASEMASSSDAPVLSNSFYFSFFGSGTKYMLVVYGEATQVEELRQVFLRISPIVFISALILALLVSLLFSRIITSPVLRISSIATKMSEMQLDWKLDAKRTDELGILEKSLNSMSQNLQTALSDLKNANAKLEEDIEHEKELEQAQMDFFSAASHELKTPITIIKGQLEGMLLGIGIYKDREKYLSRSLEVANTLELMVQELLTISRLQTSGTDLKKEPFDCVRVIQKYLRETEDLIINKDLRVCLNVPQSATVNGNRLLLEKVFSNVIGNAIKYSPQKAVINITVNHTQNHYLFQIENSGTHIAKENMDKIFEPFYRIEQSRSRKTGGSGLGLYIVQKILQYHNSVCDVCNTEMGVCFSFELL, from the coding sequence TTGATAAAGAAATTTAATGACAGCCTGTTTTCAAAGATTTTTATGATTACTGCCATACTACTGTTATGCGTTAGTCTATCCGTATTTGGGTTGGTAGCGGTTTTAATGCCCCAGACTTATTCCAATGAGCTAAATAGTGTGTTATCACGGCAGACATTAGATTTTATTGATGAATTAGAGATGACTGCCCTAGAGGATTCAGGGGGGCTGTTCGACCAGTTTTTAGAAAATATAAATATTTTTAGCGTGGAGCTATATGATGATAATGGACAGGGGATAACAATACCAACAATGCGGGGGAATGAAGCAAGCGCATCAGAAATGGCATCTTCCTCAGATGCTCCTGTTTTGTCAAACAGTTTTTACTTTTCCTTTTTCGGCTCTGGAACAAAATATATGCTTGTTGTTTATGGCGAGGCAACACAAGTGGAAGAACTTAGGCAAGTATTCTTAAGGATTTCCCCTATTGTATTTATCTCCGCCCTTATCCTTGCACTATTGGTTTCCTTACTTTTTTCAAGGATAATCACATCACCAGTGTTGAGGATTAGTAGCATAGCTACAAAAATGTCAGAAATGCAATTAGACTGGAAATTAGATGCAAAACGGACAGATGAATTAGGAATATTGGAAAAAAGTCTGAATAGCATGTCCCAAAACTTACAGACTGCACTTTCCGATTTGAAAAATGCCAATGCGAAGTTGGAAGAAGATATTGAGCATGAAAAAGAACTGGAACAGGCACAGATGGATTTTTTTTCTGCCGCTTCACATGAATTAAAAACGCCTATAACGATTATCAAAGGGCAGCTAGAAGGTATGCTGCTTGGAATAGGAATATATAAAGACAGGGAAAAATATCTTTCCCGCTCATTAGAAGTTGCAAATACACTTGAACTCATGGTGCAGGAGTTATTAACAATTTCAAGGTTGCAAACATCTGGTACAGATTTAAAAAAAGAGCCTTTTGATTGTGTGCGGGTCATACAGAAATATTTAAGGGAAACCGAAGATTTAATTATAAACAAGGATTTGCGAGTGTGCTTAAATGTTCCGCAATCAGCAACGGTAAATGGGAATAGACTTCTTTTGGAAAAAGTATTCTCCAACGTAATAGGAAATGCCATTAAATATTCTCCACAAAAAGCAGTGATTAACATCACAGTCAATCATACGCAAAACCATTATTTGTTCCAAATAGAAAATAGCGGTACACATATAGCAAAAGAAAACATGGATAAAATATTTGAACCCTTTTATCGTATAGAACAGTCACGCAGCCGAAAAACAGGAGGAAGCGGACTGGGGCTTTATATCGTACAAAAAATATTACAGTACCATAATAGTGTTTGTGATGTTTGTAATACGGAAATGGGCGTTTGTTTTTCCTTTGAGCTTCTATAA